DNA sequence from the Streptomyces canus genome:
ACGAACAGCAGCATCACTATGGAGTGCAGCTCGTCCATGCTGAGCCGGTCGCCCTCCTCCTGCACCTGGATCAGCCGGCTGATGAGGTCGTCGTCGGGGGTGCGCCTGCGCTCCTGAAGTACCTCGGCCATATAGGCCTTGAACTCCGCGGTGGCGTGCGCGACCTCCTCGGGCGTGTGGTCGCTGATGGAGAGCATCGCGCGCACCCAGGAGTGCACCTTGCGCTGGTCCGGAGTGGGCACGCCGAGCAGCTGGGCGATGATGGTGATCGGCATCGGCAGACACAGCGCGGCGACCAGGTCCGCGGGGCCGCCGCTTGCCTCCATCGCATCCAGCAGCTCATCGGCGGTGGCCTGCACCCGGGGCCGCAGCTCCTCGATCCGGCGCACCGTGAAGGCCTTGGTGACCAGCCGTCGGATCTGGGTGTGCTCCGGTGGATCGGTCATCGGCAGGATCGCCGAGCGGGCCTTGCCGATGTCCTTGGTGGCGGCTGTGACCGCACGCCCTTCCATCGGAGCCCGCCGGAATCGGGAATCGGTCAGTACGGACTTGATGTCCTCGTACCGCGTTACCAGCCAGGCGTCGCCGCCGTGCGGCATCCGGACCTTGCTCACCGGCTCGTCCACCCGCAACTTGGCGTAGCGCGGGTCGTGTTCGAGGCGCACATCCTGGGCGAAGGGGCAGACCGGCGGCTCCACCGTGTCGGAGCCGACCACTTCCGTTTCGTTGATCATGTCAATGCCTTCCAGTACCGGCCCAGTGCCTGCAGGGCGTACCCGCTGGCGAGGAGATCGTCGGAATACCACAGATCGAGGAAGTACACGCCGAGCAGCGTCGGCTCCCACAGCGCTTCGGAGGTCTGCTCGTGCAGCAGCCGGCGCACCCCGCCCTGGACGGCCTCCTCCCGCGGGTCGGCGCCCGCGCCGAGCAGACCCATCACGGCCCAGGCGGTCTCCTCCACCGAGGAGGGCGCGCCCTCGCCGTCACCCCAACCACCGTCCGGCTGCTGGGTGCGCAACAGCCAGGTGCGGGCCCGGCGCGCCGTGTCGCTGCCACCCAGCCCCAAACCGCCCAGCGCGTCCAGGACTTGACCGGTGCCGGCGGTGCTGCCGCGATACCAGAGGCAGGGCAGCGAGCCGTCCGGACGCTGGGTCTTGGCGAACCAGCGCACCGCCTTCGCCAGCGGAGGGGCGTCCGCGCCGAGCCCGCCGGCCAGCCGCAGCGCCGCCACCGCGTGGGAGGTGATCACCGCGCAGGGGGCGTCGAGGGCGACATGGTTGTCGCGGCAGAAGCAGCTCCAGGAGCCGTCCCTGTTCTGCATGGCCAGCAGCCAGTCGAGGCCCGCCCTGACCCGTGGATCGGTGGGCCCGCAGCCCGCGCCGGCCAGCGCCAGCAGCGCATCTGCCGTGTCGTCGCAGTTCGGCCAGCCCGACTCCACCGACCAGGCCCAGCCGCCCGGGGGGCAGCCGGTCGCCATGAAGCCGGCGTCCCACTGGCAGGTCCGAATCCAGTCGATCGTCGAACTCAGCCGCGGATCGTCGGCGAATCCGCACTCCTGCAGACCGGCCGCGAGGAAGGTGGTGACCGAGAACTCCAGGTCGCGATTGACCGCCCAGGAGCCGTCCGGCCGCGCCGTCAGCCGCAGATAGCCCGCCATCCGCTCGACCAGATCGGGGCGCACCCCCGCGCGGGCGAAGGCGAAGCACACCATGGAGACGAGCAGCGGCGACTCCTGCATGCCGCCTTCCTTGCCCTGGCTGAGCAGCAGCTCGTCGAAGTACGCGTACGCGCGCGGCTCGGCGAGCCGGGACACCGCCCGCAGGATCCGCCCCTGCGGCCAGGTGTGCCGCTGCATCACCGCCCAGGACAGGGTGACCGGCACGACGAACGACACCTTCTGGCGCAGCTTCCGGGGGAGCAGCGCCACCGCGGCCGGCATCCGGCGGATCCGCCGCTCGTCGTACAGGCCGGCCAGGGCCAGGAACTGCAGGCAGAGCACATGCAGGGCGCAGCGGTCGGGGTCGGCGACTGCGGCCATCCCGCCGCGGCTCTCGATCCAGTCGAGCCCGCGCCGCACATCCTGCCGTGATTCCTCGGCGGCGAGCAGCCGCAGCGCGGCCACCGCGAACGCGGAGGCCGGCAGTGTGGCCGGGGTGCCGGGGCCGTCGCCCCAGCCACCGGTGGGGAGTTGGTTCGCGCGGAGCCAGTCGAGCGCGCTGCGGATCAGCTCGGCCGAGCCCTCCGGGTCGGCGAAGTGCAGGGCGACCGCCGAGGTGGCGGTGGAGATGGCGGCGGAGGGCAGGTGGTCCTGCCAGGAGCCGTCCGGGCGGCGCACGGCGAACAGTTGCTGGGCGGCCGAGTCGATGGCCCTCCGCACCTGGGCAGGCGGCCGTGCTCCTGATGCGATCACGTTCACTCCGGGTACGGGGTAGGGAAAGGCCTGCAAGGACGGGACTCTTCGGGGGCCGGGAAGGGGAGGGACGGGCAGGGTCCCCCGACGATCGCAGGGCGGTGGCGGTGGCGTCGACAGCGTTCGGACAGTCCGGTCGGGGTGCCCCGATCGGCTACCCCACCAGACGGCTGGGTGCCTTCTGGAGGACACCGTGCGCGGCCTCGGCCTCGCGCGCCACTCGTCTGCCGCCGAAATAGATGACGCCGACCCGGGCCAGCATCGTGGCGATGTTCAGGAAGATGAACGCGGCCCGCATGGCGTCCGGGCTGATGGCGTTCTCGTGCATCCAGGTGCCGAGCGCCCTGCCGAACCAGTGCGTGGATCCGTACGAGAACGACAGCTTGGCCACGGTGATGGCCACCCAGGCGGCAACGAAGGCCACTCCGGTACGGGAGAAAGCCCGTTGCCTTACGGCGTCGTACTCGAATCGCATGAACGAGGAGGCGGCGAGTCCGAGAAGCGCGCCGAGCAGGACCGCGCCTCCTTCGAGGAGCAATCCGTTCTCGGAGGTGTCCATTCCGCGGAAGAAGACAGGGACCAGTACGAGGGCACTGACCAGGGGACGGAGGATTCTGAACGCACCGACTTTGCGCCGCCCGATATCGCTTTCCAAAGCAATGGCAAAGACGATGAGGTTGAGCCAATACGCACTGTTCACTGGTCCTCCGGCCAACGGAAACAATTCCGATTTCAGGCTAGGGACGGCACCGACAGATGTAATCGAACCCCGGGTTGATCTCTGCCGTAGGCATTGTTGTGACGATTCAACCCTGGGGTGGAGCAGGGTGGAGGGCCCTTGGGCGGAGCCTCGTGGAGGGCGCGACACATGACGCCCAGCAGGTCATGAATCGCCGATTGAGGCCAGCCCGTTGCGGTAGGCATAGCGCACCGCCTGTGCACGGTCGCGCACCTGGGCCTTGGCGAAGATTCGGTTGATGTGCGTCTTCACGGTCGCCTCGCTGACCTGCAGCAGCTCCATCATCTCCCGGTTGGATCGGCCGGCGGCGATCAGGCGCAGCACATCGCACTCACGAGGCGTCAGCCCGTCCGGTATGTCCTGCTCGGCGGTCGCCGGTGCCGCCTCGCCGGTGTCGAGCGCGTGCTGTGCGCCCCGGGACACCAGGCCACGGCCTTCGGCGGCCGCCACCAGCGCCTCGCAGATCTCCTGCCGGCCCGCGTCCTTGGTGAGAAAGCCCAGCGCTCCGGCCCGGAAGGCCTCGGTGACCTCAGCGTCGTCGACATAGGTGGTCAGCACCACGAAGCGGATGCCCGGGTCCACGGCCCTGATCCGGCGAATCGCGCCGACCCCCGACAGCAGCGGCATCCGCAGATCGATGAGGACCACGTCGGGCCGGGCGTCCAGAACCACGGACACCGCCTCCTCGCCGTCGGCGGCCTGCCCCACGACGACGATGTCGGGCTGAAGTCCGAGCAGGACGGCAAGGCCGTCCCGTACCACGGGATGGTCGTCCGCGACGACCACGCGAACGGGCGATCTGCGCCGACGGGACGGGTCGGTCGTGGTCATAGCGGAATCCTCAGGTGTACGCGCCAACTGTCTTTGTGCGGACCCGCGTCGAGCAGGCCGCCGACCACCTCGGCCCGTTCACGCATCCCCGCCAGACCGTACCCCGTGCCGCACTCCGCCAACCCGGCGACGCCTTGGTCGCCGCCCGCCGGGGCGCCGACCGGCTCCGGCACCCGATTGACGACCGTCAGCTCCACCTCGCCCGGCCGGTACCGCAGTTCGGTCTCCACCCGGCTGCCCGGAGCGTGCTTGCGGACATTGGTGAGCGCTTCCTGAGCGGTGCGGTAGAGCGTCATCGTGATGTCGGCCGGCAGCTCTACGGGGTCGCCGACGGCACGGAACTCGGCCGCCGCACCGTCCTGTTCGCGGTAGACGCCGAGGATGCCGACCAGCATCTGCTCCAGCGGCAGGGTCTCGCCGCGCAGCGCGAGGATGGCGCGCCGGGTCTCCACGATGCCCTCGTTGGTGAGCTGTTCGGCGCGGCCGACCCAGGGCCGGATCCGGTCGGCGCCCGCGCCGTCCTCCACCAGGGCGTCGATCGCCTTCAACTGGACGGAGAGCGCGGCGAGTGAATGGGCCAGGATGTCGTGGATCTCCCGCGCTATCCGGGTGCGCTCCGCGAGGGTGGCGGCCCTGGCGTGCTCCTGGGCGGCGTACTCGGCATTGCTGAGCAGGAGTTCGGACTGCTCGGCGCGCTGCACGTACTGCCAGCGGAGGGTGCCGAGCAGTGCGCAGGCGAACAGCAGCAGCAGGTGCGGTACGGCGAAATTCCAACCGGCGGCCAGATGTCCCGCCAGGACGCCCGCCGTGCAGGCGACGCCCAGGGCGAACATGCGACGGTGTGCGAGCCGTGCGCCGGCGTCGGTGAGGGCGACGGCGGGGAAGGCGATGGCGCCGCTGTGCGGGCTGAGGCCGGCGAGGACTCCGCCGGGGACTCCGATGAGCACCCAGGCGATGATGACGGCGTACCGGGGGAGCCAGTCGGAGGCGAGCCAGAGCGGCCAGCCGGCGGTGGCCAGGGACAGCGTGATGCCGACCGCGAGGCCCTGGCCCTGCCAGCCCGGCCGGGGGTCGACCCGGGCGATGTTGACGATGAGCACGATGAGTCCGAGCAGTCGGACGGTACGCAGCGGCCAGCTGAGCTGCTGTTGGAAGGGCGCGCCCAGAATGATCACGCCCGGTCGGCCTCCGGCCCGGGTGCGGTTGCCGGCTTCGGCGCGTACCGTACGAGCGGCCCCTCTCCGGAGGAGGTCGCCGCTGCTGCCGAGGTGCAGGTGCCGGAGGCCGACAGGCCCTCCGCCACCAGGGCGGCGCTCCGGGCGTCCGGCACCAGGAAGACACAGGTGGGGCCGGAGCCGGAGACGAACCCGGTCAGGGCGCCCAGCGTGCGGCCGACCCGAAGCGTGTCATGGAGCTTCGGCCGCAGTGAAAGAGCCGCCGGCTGAAGGTCGTTCGCGTGGCCCTCACCAGGTGGCGCGGACGTGTACTCGTCGAGGGCCCGGGCGAGTGCCGGCGCATCCCCCGCCGCCAAGGCCTTGAGGACCGGCGGGAAAGGAAGCGGATCGGGTATTCGGGCCGCGCCCCGCAGCCGGTCGCACTCCCGGTACACCGCCGAGGTCGAGAGTCCGCCCGCCGCGACCGCCACCACCCAGTGCAGGGGGCCGCCGAGCGGCAGCGCGGCGAGCCGCTCGCCGCGACCCAGCCCCAGCGCGGCCCCACCCGTCAGACAGAACGGTACGTCGCTGCCCAAGTCTGCGCCGATGCCGAGAAGTTCGGGAAGGGCGAGGTCGGCCTCCCACAGTCGGGCACAGCCGAGCAGCGCTGCCGCCGCGTCGGCGCTGCCGCCCGCCATGCCACCGGCCACAGGGATGCCCTTGGCGATGTGCACGGCCACCGAGGGCCGGACGCCGAGCCGTTCGGCCAGCGCCGTGGTCGCCCGCGCCGCCAGATTGCCGCCGTCCGTCGGCACCAGGTCCGAGTCCGGGCCGGAGACGGTGATCCGCAAGGCGTCCGCCGCGGTGACCGTCACCTCGTCGTAGAGACCGACTGTGAGGAAGACGGTGGCCAGTTCATGGAAGCCGGCCGGCTCGGGACCACCGACCGACAACTGGACGTTGATCTTGGCGGGTACCTGGATGGTGACGCCAGGAATCACGGGTGGGCGTTCCCTTCTGCGGGGGCGGCGGACCGATTCGCGTTCGCGCTGGTGTTCCGGGGCAGCGTACTGGCCGACCCCGATGTGCGGGGGCTGTTCCCCGGGGCCGAAGGCCACCGACTACCTTGCGTACCCCTCAGCCCCCCCGGCACGCGGCACGACCAGCTGTACTCCTCGGGGTCCCAACGGATCAGGGCGTCGCGGTGCTGTTGCTCGGACAGTTGGGGAGCAGTGAATTAGCGAATCCGCAGCTTCCTCAGCGACGGCTACGAGCAGTAGCGGTCGGTTGTACGGCACTTCTGTCGGTCTGCGGGGCGCCGGTTCGACGCGATGGTTCGGCGGTGGCTGCGAGCAGGGCGGCGTCGTCGTCGACCCGGTCGGGGGTGTTCAGCAGTTCCAGGGCCCGTTCGGTGATCCGCTGGGGGTCGGAGCGGGCGGCGGCAGGCAGCGCGTCGCAGGTCCGGCGCAGGGCCGCCAGGCCGTCGTCCAGGGACAGCGCCCGGTTCTCCACCAGGCCGTCGGTGTAGAGCAGCAGGCTGGTGCCGGGCGGGAACGCCACCTCGCGGTCGACCGGGGTGCTGCCCAGACCCAGCGGCAGCGCCGGGGGCAGCTCCAGATAGGCGGTGTCGGCGGCTACCAGCAGGGGCGGCAGGTGCCCGCTGGCGGCGTAGCGCAGGCGGTGACGGTGGGGGTCGTAGACCGCGTACAGGCAGGTGGCGAAGCGCTCGGTGGCGAGGGACTGCAGGTAGGCGTCCAGCCTGGTCAGCACCTGGGCCGGGCCGGCGCCCTCCAGGGCGAGGCTGTGCAGGGCGGAGCGGAGTTGGCCCATCAGAGTGGCGGCTTCCACGTCGTGGCCCATGACGTCGCCGATGGCCAGCCCCACGGCGCCGTCGGGCAGGGCGAGAACGTCGTACCAGTCGCCGCCGACCTCGGCGCCGCGGTTGCTGGCCCGATAGTGGGTGGCCAGGCGCACTCCGGGCAGCTGGGGCAGGCGGTGGGGCAGCAGGGCGCGCTGCAGGGTCAGGGCGAGGCGGCGCTCGTTGTGGTACCGGGTGGCGTTGTCGTAGGCCAGGGCCAGGCGGTGGGCGAGGTTCTCCAGATACTTGTGTTCGACCGCGGAATAGCCGCCGGTGTGCCGGACCAGTACCAGGGCCCCCAGCGTCTGGTCGTGGGCGTGCAGCGGCAGGGCCAGCACGGTGGCGGGCGCCGGGTGCGGGCCGACCGGGGCTGGGGCGGTGCCGTTGATCGCGCCGGTGGCGGCGGTGGCCAGGGCCTCGCGGGCAAGAAGGGGGGTGCCGGCGATGTATGGCGGGGGCGACTGCGCCGGGGCGGGTGTCGCAGGGGTGAGGTGGATGCTGATCTGGTCGGCGAAGTCGGGCAGCAGGACCTGACCGGCAGTCTGCAGTATCTGGTCCGGGTCGAGGGTGGCGGACAGCCGCAGGCCCGCGTCGGCCAGGGAGGCCAGCACGGCCAGCTGGTTGCGGGTCTCGGTCAGGGCCTGTTCGCGCAGCCGGGACAGTTCCAGCCCGGTGCGGACACGCGCCAGCAGCTGGCGCGCGGAGAAGGGTTTGGCCAGGTAGTCGTCGGCGCCGGCGTGCCGACCCTGCATGGATTCCTCCTCGCCGGCGCGGGCGGTGAGCAAGACGATGGGCAGGCGGGCGGTGCGCGGGTCGGCGCGCAGCGCCCGGACCAGCTCGAAGCCGTCCATGTGGGGCATCATCACGTCGCTGAGCACCAGCTCCACCGGCTGCGCCAGGGCCATCTCCAGGGCGGCCCGGCCGTCGGCGGCGAGCAGCACGTCGTAGTCGGGCTGCAGGAGCTGGGTGAGGTAGGCGCGCATGTCGGCGTTGTCGTCGACGACCAGCAGGCGGGCCCGGTGGGGGCGGTCGGATTCGTGCGGGCTGGGGCCGTGGGGGGCGTCGTGGGTCGCGGGGGCGTGCGGGGTGGGTGCCGCGGCGGGGACGGGGGCGGCCGCCAGCCAGCCCAGCGCCTCGTCCACGTAGGCCGCCGTGCGGCCGGGCCGGCCGCCTCCGCCTTCCCTGGGGATCTCCCCGGGGGATCCGGCGGCGGCCTCGGGCGGGGCCGGGCGGGGCCGCTGGGCGGTGCCGAAGGGGAGGTCCACGGTGAGGGTGGTGCCCTGGCCGAGGCGGCTGTCCACGCCGACGGTGCCGCCGTGCGCTTCCACCAGATCCTTGACCAGCACCAGGCCGAGGCCGCTGCCCTCGTGGGAGCGGGAGCGGGCGCCGCGGACCCTGTGGAAGCGCTCGAACAGGCGCGGCAGCTCGTCCGCGGGGATGCCGGTGCCGGTGTCGGTCACGGTGAGCCTGGCCCGGTCGCCGGCCGCGGCCACCCGCACCTGGGCGCCGCCGGTGAAGGTGAACTTCAGGGCGTTGCTGAGCAGGTTGAGGATGATCTTCTCCCACATCTCCCGGTCCAGGGGCACCGGCTTGGGCAGCGGCGGGCAGTCCACCTCCAGCGTCAGCCCTGCCGCCTCGAAGGCGGACCGGAACACCCCGGCCAGCTCGGCCGTGGCACCGGCGAGGTCGACCGGTTCGAGGGCGGGGTGCGTCTGCCCGGCCTCGGCACGGGCGA
Encoded proteins:
- a CDS encoding sensor histidine kinase; amino-acid sequence: MIILGAPFQQQLSWPLRTVRLLGLIVLIVNIARVDPRPGWQGQGLAVGITLSLATAGWPLWLASDWLPRYAVIIAWVLIGVPGGVLAGLSPHSGAIAFPAVALTDAGARLAHRRMFALGVACTAGVLAGHLAAGWNFAVPHLLLLFACALLGTLRWQYVQRAEQSELLLSNAEYAAQEHARAATLAERTRIAREIHDILAHSLAALSVQLKAIDALVEDGAGADRIRPWVGRAEQLTNEGIVETRRAILALRGETLPLEQMLVGILGVYREQDGAAAEFRAVGDPVELPADITMTLYRTAQEALTNVRKHAPGSRVETELRYRPGEVELTVVNRVPEPVGAPAGGDQGVAGLAECGTGYGLAGMRERAEVVGGLLDAGPHKDSWRVHLRIPL
- a CDS encoding response regulator transcription factor, coding for MTTTDPSRRRRSPVRVVVADDHPVVRDGLAVLLGLQPDIVVVGQAADGEEAVSVVLDARPDVVLIDLRMPLLSGVGAIRRIRAVDPGIRFVVLTTYVDDAEVTEAFRAGALGFLTKDAGRQEICEALVAAAEGRGLVSRGAQHALDTGEAAPATAEQDIPDGLTPRECDVLRLIAAGRSNREMMELLQVSEATVKTHINRIFAKAQVRDRAQAVRYAYRNGLASIGDS
- a CDS encoding 4-(cytidine 5'-diphospho)-2-C-methyl-D-erythritol kinase; its protein translation is MIPGVTIQVPAKINVQLSVGGPEPAGFHELATVFLTVGLYDEVTVTAADALRITVSGPDSDLVPTDGGNLAARATTALAERLGVRPSVAVHIAKGIPVAGGMAGGSADAAAALLGCARLWEADLALPELLGIGADLGSDVPFCLTGGAALGLGRGERLAALPLGGPLHWVVAVAAGGLSTSAVYRECDRLRGAARIPDPLPFPPVLKALAAGDAPALARALDEYTSAPPGEGHANDLQPAALSLRPKLHDTLRVGRTLGALTGFVSGSGPTCVFLVPDARSAALVAEGLSASGTCTSAAAATSSGEGPLVRYAPKPATAPGPEADRA
- a CDS encoding cytochrome P450, which gives rise to MINETEVVGSDTVEPPVCPFAQDVRLEHDPRYAKLRVDEPVSKVRMPHGGDAWLVTRYEDIKSVLTDSRFRRAPMEGRAVTAATKDIGKARSAILPMTDPPEHTQIRRLVTKAFTVRRIEELRPRVQATADELLDAMEASGGPADLVAALCLPMPITIIAQLLGVPTPDQRKVHSWVRAMLSISDHTPEEVAHATAEFKAYMAEVLQERRRTPDDDLISRLIQVQEEGDRLSMDELHSIVMLLFVAGHESTQNQITNFTYTLLTRPDLWQELLAHPERLPEAIEELLRYLPLGFAGLPLWTAEDVPLANVLIRKGDSVLLAKTSGNRDAAVFDRADEIDFQRAAVPHLAFGHGPHYCIGAQLARMELQVALGTLLRRFPGLQLAVPDEELRWREGAFMRGLIDLPVTW
- a CDS encoding SpoIIE family protein phosphatase, with amino-acid sequence MTRRDDPRTAAARVFAEGGAFGELLSGIDWAATPLGPPVSWPGPLVDTLRLMLTSDHGMALYWGAEFATLYNLGSTPIVGAKHPWALGRPYKDVFPEVWAHPVSSHFHYVTDTRKPLLVPDELLIMERHGFLEQCYFDSAFQPVLLDDGTAGGVLQILTETTGRVLGERRLRLLSETGTRTAGLPTPGEVARVVAEVAGSYPDEIPFLVLYLASEPGMQRPAASTGLRSAPETVSLHAADGPEAAARLAQVVADGAPATLPAAAFTGGSMAGQHAAASRLPVEQALALPLHSAGRVEGVLVVGVNPCFPPAGAYYDFLEVLASAVAGALSAALAHEEQRRRAEALAELDRAKTTFFANVSHEFRTPLTLLLGPLQQALADEDRPERREQLELAERGALRLLKQVNTLLDVARAEAGQTHPALEPVDLAGATAELAGVFRSAFEAAGLTLEVDCPPLPKPVPLDREMWEKIILNLLSNALKFTFTGGAQVRVAAAGDRARLTVTDTGTGIPADELPRLFERFHRVRGARSRSHEGSGLGLVLVKDLVEAHGGTVGVDSRLGQGTTLTVDLPFGTAQRPRPAPPEAAAGSPGEIPREGGGGRPGRTAAYVDEALGWLAAAPVPAAAPTPHAPATHDAPHGPSPHESDRPHRARLLVVDDNADMRAYLTQLLQPDYDVLLAADGRAALEMALAQPVELVLSDVMMPHMDGFELVRALRADPRTARLPIVLLTARAGEEESMQGRHAGADDYLAKPFSARQLLARVRTGLELSRLREQALTETRNQLAVLASLADAGLRLSATLDPDQILQTAGQVLLPDFADQISIHLTPATPAPAQSPPPYIAGTPLLAREALATAATGAINGTAPAPVGPHPAPATVLALPLHAHDQTLGALVLVRHTGGYSAVEHKYLENLAHRLALAYDNATRYHNERRLALTLQRALLPHRLPQLPGVRLATHYRASNRGAEVGGDWYDVLALPDGAVGLAIGDVMGHDVEAATLMGQLRSALHSLALEGAGPAQVLTRLDAYLQSLATERFATCLYAVYDPHRHRLRYAASGHLPPLLVAADTAYLELPPALPLGLGSTPVDREVAFPPGTSLLLYTDGLVENRALSLDDGLAALRRTCDALPAAARSDPQRITERALELLNTPDRVDDDAALLAATAEPSRRTGAPQTDRSAVQPTATARSRR
- a CDS encoding prenyltransferase/squalene oxidase repeat-containing protein; translated protein: MIASGARPPAQVRRAIDSAAQQLFAVRRPDGSWQDHLPSAAISTATSAVALHFADPEGSAELIRSALDWLRANQLPTGGWGDGPGTPATLPASAFAVAALRLLAAEESRQDVRRGLDWIESRGGMAAVADPDRCALHVLCLQFLALAGLYDERRIRRMPAAVALLPRKLRQKVSFVVPVTLSWAVMQRHTWPQGRILRAVSRLAEPRAYAYFDELLLSQGKEGGMQESPLLVSMVCFAFARAGVRPDLVERMAGYLRLTARPDGSWAVNRDLEFSVTTFLAAGLQECGFADDPRLSSTIDWIRTCQWDAGFMATGCPPGGWAWSVESGWPNCDDTADALLALAGAGCGPTDPRVRAGLDWLLAMQNRDGSWSCFCRDNHVALDAPCAVITSHAVAALRLAGGLGADAPPLAKAVRWFAKTQRPDGSLPCLWYRGSTAGTGQVLDALGGLGLGGSDTARRARTWLLRTQQPDGGWGDGEGAPSSVEETAWAVMGLLGAGADPREEAVQGGVRRLLHEQTSEALWEPTLLGVYFLDLWYSDDLLASGYALQALGRYWKALT